A single region of the Lineus longissimus chromosome 14, tnLinLong1.2, whole genome shotgun sequence genome encodes:
- the LOC135498593 gene encoding leucine-rich melanocyte differentiation-associated protein-like isoform X2 gives MNVDVKAPKRFSLAYQNVTEIPEKVMKTYGGTLEELDLTHNSFSDFRFLMDLPCLTTLILDHNHIESHVKFPSLQSLHTLWMNHNDIANLGVIIKTLSTYFPNLRYLSLMNNPAAPSYFNGGTLIQYTDYRQYLISQLPKLEALDDQPISKDDRREAERIYGKAVPADKEVVEKKVTDRKASVARESKTSRRRSSALNDGVSLIKPKSRKSRAKLFDDD, from the exons ATGAATGTAGATGTAAAGGCGCCAAAACGGTTCTCCTTGGCATATCAGAATGTGACCGAGATACCGGAGAAAGTGATGAAGACGTATGGAGGAACACTGGAAGAACTCGATCTCACACACAATAGCTTCTC AGATTTCAGGTTCTTAATGGATCTACCGTGCCTCACCACATTAATTCTCGATCACAATCACATTGAATCACACGTCAAATTCCCATCATTGCAGAGTCTCCATACATTATGGATGAACCATAACGACATTGCTAACCTGG GTGTCATCATCAAGACATTGAGCACATACTTCCCCAACCTTCGTTATCTTAGCCTGATGAACAATCCTGCGGCTCCGAGTTATTTTAATGGCGGTACACTCATCCAGTACACAGACTACAG GCAGTATCTGATCAGCCAGCTGCCCAAGCTCGAGGCTTTAGATGACCAACCAATCAGTAAAGATGATCGCCGGGAAGCCGAGCGCATATACGGTAAAGCTGTACCCGCCGACAAAGAGGTGGTCGAGAAAAAG GTTACCGATAGGAAGGCAAGCGTTGCCAGGGAGAGCAAGACGTCACGGAGACGCTCATCCGCGCTCAATGATGGAGTCTCACTGATTAAACCAAAATCAAGGAAGTCTCGAGCAAAACTTTTCGATGATGACTGA
- the LOC135498591 gene encoding protein disulfide-isomerase A4-like, whose product MATTTFVNFVCIYFATILLILPVIGPVLAGDGEAHPAHEALAPIQHITGQDLTSRLLKEHKHILLYVYETACSECLHDLLTVQAIQDEAAETIPELAGLKAFASFLPEQMMQFGISGHPVLIFFREGVPVPYEGVSQSKRLQAQDVILWLLTAKSTTTILLNDDNFEHDTQASTGATTGDWFVMFYDSSCDKLLPRWETLAVSLKGKKPVGRVDKASSPNLVQRLNIQKCPELILFRQGKMHYYELPKDDTKTLESFALSVYQNAKSGPVPKVPSPFDKVVEAAAGFLKKYPVLFGLTSGALLLTLLVILVVTSRPGPHVHED is encoded by the exons atggcgacGACCACGTTCGTGAATTTCGTCTGCATTTATTTTGCAACAATCTTGCTAATTCTGCCTGTAATCGGTCCGGTACTGGCGGGGGATGGAGAAGCTCATCCCGCTCATGAGGCCCTAGCACCGATTCAGCACATTACCGGTCAGGATCTTACTTCACGGCTTCTAAAAGAGCACAAACACATATTGCTCTATGTGT ATGAGACAGCTTGCTCGGAATGCCTGCACGATCTGTTGACTGTTCAGGCCATCCAAGACGAGGCGGCTGAAACTATTCCAGAACTTGCCG GGCTAAAGGCGTTCGCCTCTTTCCTACCTGAACAGATGATGCAGTTTGGCATCAGTGGCCACCCAGTCCTGATCTTCTTCCGCGAAGGAGTCCCAGTGCCATATGAAG GTGTGAGCCAGTCTAAACGTTTACAAGCTCAGGATGTGATCCTGTGGCTCCTGACGGCCAAGTCAACAACAACCATTTTACTCAACGATGATAACTTTGAACACGACACACAGGCATCGACAGGTGCAACCACCGGAGACTGGTTTGTCATGTT CTATGACAGCAGCTGTGATAAACTTCTACCAAGATGGGAGACACTCGCTGTAAG CTTAAAGGGTAAAAAGCCAGTAGGTAGAGTAGACAAGGCATCGAGTCCCAACCTCGTTCAACGTTTGAATATCCAGAAGTGTCCAGAGCTGATCCT GTTTCGACAAGGAAAGATGCATTATTATGAGCTTCCAAAAGATGACACGAAAACTttagaaagctttgctctatctGTCTATCAGAATGCTAAATCAGGACCAGTTCCGAAAGTGCCATCACCATT TGACAAAGTTGTGGAGGCAGCAGCCGGCTTCCTAAAG AAATATCCGGTCTTGTTTGGTTTGACTTCAGGAGCCCTGCTGCTGACTTTGTTGGTGATATTGGTGGTAACTTCGCGGCCAGGACCTCATGTTCACGAGGATTAG
- the LOC135498589 gene encoding CDC42 small effector protein 2-like — protein MMSEVMVCFTCCITEQPQPAKRRRPNIDRSMIGLPTDFRHTGHIGSGEMSNGTQLNSIQKQMSSKGGYEYVSPVQVDLKVVEVQNQRES, from the exons ATGATGTCAGAAGTCATGGTGTGTTTTACATGTTGTATAACCGAGCAGCCCCAGCCAGCG AAGCGACGACGTCCGAATATTGATCGGAGCATGATAGGATTACCGACAGATTTCCGACACACAGGCCACATAGGATCCGGGGAGATGTCCAATGGAACTCAG CTCAATTCTATACAGAAACAGATGTCGTCTAAAGGTGGCTACGAGTATGTGTCACCGGTACAAGTGGATCTAAAGGTAGTTGAAGTACAGAATCAACGCGAATCATGA
- the LOC135498594 gene encoding signal peptidase complex catalytic subunit SEC11A-like codes for MGMLDNLSFLDDVRRMNKRQLYYQVLNFAMIVSSALMIWKGLMVVTGSESPIVVVLSGSMEPAFYRGDLLLLTNYQEEPIRVGDIVVFKIQGREIPIVHRVLKIHEKETGSVKFLTKGDNNSVDDRGLYAHGQLWLQKKDVVGRAKGFLPYVGIVTILMNDYPKLKYFVLAFLGIFVLIHRE; via the exons ATGGGAATGCTGGACAATCTAAGTTTTCTTGACGATGTGCGGCGCATGAATAAACGCCAG CTCTACTATCAGGTGTTAAACTTTGCTATGATAGTCTCCTCCGCTCTCATGATATGGAAAGGGCTGATGGTGGTCACAGGCAGTGAGAGTCCTATAGTTGTGGTGCTAAG TGGTAGCATGGAACCGGCTTTCTATCGTGGCGACCTCCTCCTCCTCACCAACTACCAAGAGGAGCCCATCCGTGTTGGTGACATTGTCGTCTTCAAAATTCAGGGAAGAGAAATTCCAATCGTTCATAGAGTTTTAAAAATCCATGAAAA GGAGACTGGCTCAGTGAAATTTTTGACAAAAGGTGACAATAATTCAGTTGATGATCGAGGATTGTATGCCCATGGACAACTTTGGTTGCAGAAGAAGGATGTGGTTGGAAGAGCTAAAGG ATTTTTGCCGTATGTGGGAATAGTGACTATACTAATGAACGACTACCCCAAACTAAAG TATTTTGTTTTAGCATTCCTTGGGATATTCGTGCTAATACATCGCGAATGA
- the LOC135498593 gene encoding leucine-rich melanocyte differentiation-associated protein-like isoform X1, with product MTLLKNEEMNVDVKAPKRFSLAYQNVTEIPEKVMKTYGGTLEELDLTHNSFSDFRFLMDLPCLTTLILDHNHIESHVKFPSLQSLHTLWMNHNDIANLGVIIKTLSTYFPNLRYLSLMNNPAAPSYFNGGTLIQYTDYRQYLISQLPKLEALDDQPISKDDRREAERIYGKAVPADKEVVEKKVTDRKASVARESKTSRRRSSALNDGVSLIKPKSRKSRAKLFDDD from the exons ATGACTTTGTTGAAG AACGAAGAAATGAATGTAGATGTAAAGGCGCCAAAACGGTTCTCCTTGGCATATCAGAATGTGACCGAGATACCGGAGAAAGTGATGAAGACGTATGGAGGAACACTGGAAGAACTCGATCTCACACACAATAGCTTCTC AGATTTCAGGTTCTTAATGGATCTACCGTGCCTCACCACATTAATTCTCGATCACAATCACATTGAATCACACGTCAAATTCCCATCATTGCAGAGTCTCCATACATTATGGATGAACCATAACGACATTGCTAACCTGG GTGTCATCATCAAGACATTGAGCACATACTTCCCCAACCTTCGTTATCTTAGCCTGATGAACAATCCTGCGGCTCCGAGTTATTTTAATGGCGGTACACTCATCCAGTACACAGACTACAG GCAGTATCTGATCAGCCAGCTGCCCAAGCTCGAGGCTTTAGATGACCAACCAATCAGTAAAGATGATCGCCGGGAAGCCGAGCGCATATACGGTAAAGCTGTACCCGCCGACAAAGAGGTGGTCGAGAAAAAG GTTACCGATAGGAAGGCAAGCGTTGCCAGGGAGAGCAAGACGTCACGGAGACGCTCATCCGCGCTCAATGATGGAGTCTCACTGATTAAACCAAAATCAAGGAAGTCTCGAGCAAAACTTTTCGATGATGACTGA